A single Venturia canescens isolate UGA chromosome 1, ASM1945775v1, whole genome shotgun sequence DNA region contains:
- the LOC122412751 gene encoding uncharacterized protein, with amino-acid sequence MSRVIPRYLLGELFKFLVRRVPRLASRWTDAKQKEMMYHLPSGVVLRKIRGALLDLSKRDSIYGWRTEYFHATPLIDSLVRRVSESVKVSESVCDLNSHSNSHKIIVCTVRRYQELCNEEERYDFNEEGRTDSDDHDIDDTPKAEGHPKTDCWIDTRAPVVIKPWEIKITGPSYRIDEEIGDQAVAGPSGIARTSGVRRLNFEISDSSSESSSSSSSEEEISEEERDESDHNVDHDNEADDELERIEWEDDEEQFSDASETSEADSVHQTGGGEEWGDILPPGQRFQILSERARYFRRFKTRGREIVLKLRKPLENADQFSWIQGAMRDVMTHLTESCEPHDYAGLEINSPGFSQGAAWLSFRPIIAIIYVYLDHLSPPMLTLTEENCVQENCIKIGKKYAILDENINAQRQ; translated from the exons ATGTCTCGAGTTATTCCGCGATATTTATTGGGTGAATTATTCAAGTTTTTGGTGCGTCGTGTTCCGCGTTTAGCTTCAAGATGGACGGATGCTAAACAGAAGGAAATGATGTATCATTTACCTTCAGGTGTAGtgcttcgaaaaattcgtggtGCTTTATTAGATTTATCGAAACGTGATAGTATCTACGGTTGGaggacggaatattttcacgcTACTCCTCTGATTGATTCACTTGTCAGG CGAGTAAGTGAGAGTGTGAAAGTGAGTGAGAGTGTATGTGATTTAAATTCTCACTCAAATTCTCATAAAATCATTGTGTGTACAGTGCGACGATACCAAGAATTGTGTAACGAAGAGGAGCGTTACGATTTCAATGAAGAAGGACGCACAGATTCCGACGATCACGACATAGATGATACTCCTAAAGCCGAAGGTCATCCAAAAACCGATTGCTGGATCGATACGCGAGCCCCGGTAGTGATAAAGCCCTGGGAAATCAAGATAACGGGTCCATCGTATCGAATCGACGAGGAAATAGGGGACCAGGCGGTTGCAGGACCTTCAGGGATCGCTAGAACATCGGGAGTAcgtcgtttgaattttgaaatcagCGATTCCAGCAGTGAAAGCAGCAGCAGTAGCAGTAGTGAAGAAGAGATCAGTGAAGAGGAGAGAGATGAATCTGATCACAATGTAGATCATGATAATGAGGCTGATGATGAGCTGGAAAGGATCGAGTGGGAGGATGACGAGGAACAATTTTCTGATGCCTCTGAAACCTCTGAAGCCGATTCAG ttCACCAAACCGGCGGAGGAGAAGAATGGGGTGATATTCTGCCACCAGGCCAACGCTTCCAGATTTTAAGCGAAAGGGCGCGCTACTTTCGCCGTTTCAAAACACGAGGACGGGAAATTGTATTAAAACTGAGGAAACCTCTCGAAAACGCGGACCAGTTTTCTTGGATTCAGGGAGCGATGCGAGACGTTATGACTCATCTCACGGAATCATGCGAGCCTCACGATTACGCTGGACTGGAAATCAATTCTCCAGGATTTTCTCAAGGAGCAGCGTGGCTATCTTTTCGACCT ATAATCGCGATAATTTATGTTTACCTCGATCACTTGTCACCGCCTATGCTTACGCTGACCGAGGAGAATTGCGTACAGGAGAATTGCAtaaaaattggcaaaaaatACGCGATTCTCGACGAGAATATCAACGCTCAGAGGCAATAA